One segment of Triticum aestivum cultivar Chinese Spring chromosome 2A, IWGSC CS RefSeq v2.1, whole genome shotgun sequence DNA contains the following:
- the LOC123188519 gene encoding spindle and kinetochore-associated protein 1 homolog isoform X1 yields MEAAAAASPGSSSLEAVATAFRSRVNELQDLALARNMYPATAVTDLTTVDTSVTAMEAQVQAIRRRLQEELDAIPKAKKLVEKSLKQQQKLQHMLANMPPGMREDIVATPLEQSLMLPECFNFNTAVPEFLDSDFKIKEEPVAAPKKGKGSAPRWYISTEELDSLSSYMRGRLTLEKVNISINEVATYADANAHLVACPKKKLSEDTWEKALELRDIAATEAVKGKHFFLEADIKGPGLKLDHTGKAILTVLRHLGRVHETRIGHHRVFILSKQC; encoded by the exons ATGGAAGCCGCTGCCGCTGCGAGCCCCGGTAGCTCGTCGCTGGAAGCCGTGGCCACCGCCTTCCGGTCCCGCGTCAACGAGCTCCAGGACCTCGCCCTTGCCCGCAACA TGTACCCGGCAACGGCGGTGACCGACCTCACCACCGTGGACACGTCGGTGACGGCCATGGAGGCACAGGTGCAGGCCATCCGCCGCCGCCTGCAGGAGGAGCTCGACGCCATCCCCAAGGCCAAG AAACTAGTGGAGAAGTCCTTGAAGCAACAGCAGAAGTTGCAGCATATGCTTGCAAACATGCCACCTGGGATGCGTGAGGATATCGTTGCTACTCCTCTGGAACAAAGCTT GATGTTGCCCGAGTGCTTTAATTTTAACACAGCTGTTCCAGAATTTCTGGACTCTGATTTTAAGATTAAGGAAGAGCCAGTTGCGGCTCCCAAA AAGGGGAAAGGTTCAGCACCTCGTTGGTATATATCCACTGAGGAGCTTGATTCATTGTCATC GTACATGAGGGGGAGGCTAACATTGGAGAAGGTTAACATTTCGATAAACGAGGTGGCTACATATGCAGATGCTAATGCTCATCTTGTTGCATGTCCTAAGAAAAAG TTATCAGAAGACACATGGGAAAAAGCTTTG GAACTAAGGGACATAGCTGCCACTGAGGCAGTGAAGGGGAAGCATTTCTTCCTGGAAGCTGATATAAAGGGGCCTGGGCTAAAACTTGATCACACAGGCAAAGCTATCCTTACC GTCCTTCGCCATCTTGGCCGCGTCCATGAAACCCGGATTGGGCATCATCGGGTCTTCATACTTTCAAAACAATGCTGA
- the LOC123188519 gene encoding spindle and kinetochore-associated protein 1 homolog isoform X2, whose translation MEAAAAASPGSSSLEAVATAFRSRVNELQDLALARNMYPATAVTDLTTVDTSVTAMEAQVQAIRRRLQEELDAIPKAKKLVEKSLKQQQKLQHMLANMPPGMREDIVATPLEQSLMLPECFNFNTAVPEFLDSDFKIKEEPVAAPKGKGSAPRWYISTEELDSLSSYMRGRLTLEKVNISINEVATYADANAHLVACPKKKLSEDTWEKALELRDIAATEAVKGKHFFLEADIKGPGLKLDHTGKAILTVLRHLGRVHETRIGHHRVFILSKQC comes from the exons ATGGAAGCCGCTGCCGCTGCGAGCCCCGGTAGCTCGTCGCTGGAAGCCGTGGCCACCGCCTTCCGGTCCCGCGTCAACGAGCTCCAGGACCTCGCCCTTGCCCGCAACA TGTACCCGGCAACGGCGGTGACCGACCTCACCACCGTGGACACGTCGGTGACGGCCATGGAGGCACAGGTGCAGGCCATCCGCCGCCGCCTGCAGGAGGAGCTCGACGCCATCCCCAAGGCCAAG AAACTAGTGGAGAAGTCCTTGAAGCAACAGCAGAAGTTGCAGCATATGCTTGCAAACATGCCACCTGGGATGCGTGAGGATATCGTTGCTACTCCTCTGGAACAAAGCTT GATGTTGCCCGAGTGCTTTAATTTTAACACAGCTGTTCCAGAATTTCTGGACTCTGATTTTAAGATTAAGGAAGAGCCAGTTGCGGCTCCCAAA GGGAAAGGTTCAGCACCTCGTTGGTATATATCCACTGAGGAGCTTGATTCATTGTCATC GTACATGAGGGGGAGGCTAACATTGGAGAAGGTTAACATTTCGATAAACGAGGTGGCTACATATGCAGATGCTAATGCTCATCTTGTTGCATGTCCTAAGAAAAAG TTATCAGAAGACACATGGGAAAAAGCTTTG GAACTAAGGGACATAGCTGCCACTGAGGCAGTGAAGGGGAAGCATTTCTTCCTGGAAGCTGATATAAAGGGGCCTGGGCTAAAACTTGATCACACAGGCAAAGCTATCCTTACC GTCCTTCGCCATCTTGGCCGCGTCCATGAAACCCGGATTGGGCATCATCGGGTCTTCATACTTTCAAAACAATGCTGA
- the LOC123188519 gene encoding spindle and kinetochore-associated protein 1 homolog isoform X3 yields the protein MEAAAAASPGSSSLEAVATAFRSRVNELQDLALARNMYPATAVTDLTTVDTSVTAMEAQVQAIRRRLQEELDAIPKAKKLVEKSLKQQQKLQHMLANMPPGMREDIVATPLEQSLYMRGRLTLEKVNISINEVATYADANAHLVACPKKKLSEDTWEKALELRDIAATEAVKGKHFFLEADIKGPGLKLDHTGKAILTVLRHLGRVHETRIGHHRVFILSKQC from the exons ATGGAAGCCGCTGCCGCTGCGAGCCCCGGTAGCTCGTCGCTGGAAGCCGTGGCCACCGCCTTCCGGTCCCGCGTCAACGAGCTCCAGGACCTCGCCCTTGCCCGCAACA TGTACCCGGCAACGGCGGTGACCGACCTCACCACCGTGGACACGTCGGTGACGGCCATGGAGGCACAGGTGCAGGCCATCCGCCGCCGCCTGCAGGAGGAGCTCGACGCCATCCCCAAGGCCAAG AAACTAGTGGAGAAGTCCTTGAAGCAACAGCAGAAGTTGCAGCATATGCTTGCAAACATGCCACCTGGGATGCGTGAGGATATCGTTGCTACTCCTCTGGAACAAAGCTT GTACATGAGGGGGAGGCTAACATTGGAGAAGGTTAACATTTCGATAAACGAGGTGGCTACATATGCAGATGCTAATGCTCATCTTGTTGCATGTCCTAAGAAAAAG TTATCAGAAGACACATGGGAAAAAGCTTTG GAACTAAGGGACATAGCTGCCACTGAGGCAGTGAAGGGGAAGCATTTCTTCCTGGAAGCTGATATAAAGGGGCCTGGGCTAAAACTTGATCACACAGGCAAAGCTATCCTTACC GTCCTTCGCCATCTTGGCCGCGTCCATGAAACCCGGATTGGGCATCATCGGGTCTTCATACTTTCAAAACAATGCTGA